Proteins found in one Thermaerobacter subterraneus DSM 13965 genomic segment:
- a CDS encoding thioredoxin family protein, giving the protein MATATPSLTRPVEVPRDRFEQEVLQHKGQVLVELWRPGKDTEFFTRALAEQAQRHPEVKLVRINVDEYGDLIQEYHRRRAINQTYDLAHVPGVALFRNGKLITTMKPLIVNSDPELIAYNVRRQLDVFLAKFVEDVKTSVPTDESDAPGGAAGGDAGGAAGDKDAKIKAALEKAARLKAERAKQKAAAGEGGSAGKAATAQGEGAGGDQAGPAAAGRPRAAAAGDRDARVQAALEKAARLKAERAKQQAATPEAQGGAAVAGEKPAAESTAEAGTAAPAGDAGSDKSS; this is encoded by the coding sequence ATGGCGACTGCGACCCCATCTCTCACCCGGCCCGTGGAGGTTCCCCGCGACCGTTTTGAGCAGGAGGTCCTGCAGCACAAGGGGCAGGTCCTGGTGGAATTGTGGCGGCCCGGGAAGGACACGGAGTTCTTCACCCGGGCCCTGGCCGAACAGGCCCAGCGGCATCCCGAGGTCAAGCTGGTCCGGATCAACGTGGACGAGTACGGCGACCTGATCCAGGAATACCACCGGCGCCGGGCCATCAACCAGACCTACGACCTGGCCCACGTGCCGGGGGTCGCCCTCTTCCGCAACGGCAAGCTGATCACCACCATGAAGCCGCTGATCGTCAACTCCGACCCCGAACTGATCGCGTACAACGTCCGCCGGCAGCTGGACGTGTTTCTGGCCAAGTTCGTCGAGGACGTGAAGACGTCCGTCCCCACGGACGAGTCCGATGCGCCCGGGGGCGCTGCGGGGGGCGACGCGGGGGGCGCCGCCGGCGACAAGGACGCCAAGATCAAGGCCGCCCTGGAGAAGGCGGCCCGGCTCAAGGCCGAACGCGCGAAGCAGAAGGCCGCGGCCGGCGAAGGCGGGAGCGCCGGTAAGGCAGCGACCGCCCAGGGCGAAGGGGCCGGCGGCGACCAGGCGGGTCCGGCGGCCGCAGGGCGGCCGCGGGCTGCGGCCGCCGGCGACAGGGACGCGCGGGTGCAGGCGGCCCTGGAGAAGGCGGCCCGGCTCAAGGCGGAGCGGGCCAAGCAGCAAGCCGCGACCCCTGAGGCCCAGGGCGGTGCGGCCGTCGCGGGTGAGAAGCCCGCTGCGGAAAGCACCGCCGAGGCCGGCACGGCCGCACCGGCGGGAGATGCCGGGAGCGACAAGTCCTCCTGA
- a CDS encoding FAD-binding oxidoreductase: MFDSPASQPSSQPPLNRPGPEQLEELRARLGDPRKVTTGRAAREHHSRDFSYHPPHLPDAVVYPESTADVQAVLEWAARHRVAVVPFGVGSSLEGHTVPLAGGISLDLTRMDAILEVRPEDFLVRVQPGITRSRLNQRLAREGLFFPVDPGADATIGGMIANNASGTSAVRYGAMKHQVLGLEVVLAGGRVLRTGSRAVKSSAGYNLTALFVGSEGTLGVVTEAILRIYPLPEFVLAARASFPDVEAAARVAVALIRAGVPVARVELVDAATIRAVNGYKGTAYPERPTLFLEFAGTEAAVREEVALARELAALEDAVDFTFETDPAAREKLWEARHQAALAIAAAAPGRRMMATDVCVPLSQLPASIRFARQVAEEHGLEAAVLGHVGDGNYHVTFMVDPEDPAEVARAEAVNRRIVEDALARGGTCTGEHGVGMGKIRYLVAEHGEEGVRWMRSLKAMLDPLGILNPGKVVAPAGQA, encoded by the coding sequence GTGTTCGACTCCCCCGCGTCGCAACCGTCGTCACAGCCTCCGCTGAACCGGCCCGGCCCGGAGCAGCTGGAGGAGCTCCGTGCCCGGCTCGGGGACCCGCGCAAGGTCACCACCGGCCGGGCAGCCCGCGAGCACCACAGCCGCGACTTCAGCTACCACCCGCCCCACTTGCCCGACGCCGTGGTCTATCCCGAATCCACGGCCGACGTCCAGGCGGTCCTGGAATGGGCCGCCCGCCACCGGGTGGCGGTGGTGCCCTTCGGCGTGGGCAGCAGCCTGGAGGGCCACACCGTGCCCCTGGCCGGGGGCATCAGCCTGGATCTCACCCGGATGGACGCCATCCTGGAGGTGCGGCCCGAGGACTTCCTGGTCCGGGTCCAGCCGGGCATCACCCGGTCGCGGCTCAACCAGCGCCTGGCCCGGGAAGGCCTGTTCTTCCCCGTGGATCCGGGCGCCGACGCCACCATCGGCGGCATGATCGCCAACAACGCCAGCGGGACCAGCGCCGTCCGGTACGGGGCCATGAAGCACCAGGTGCTGGGTCTGGAGGTGGTGCTGGCCGGGGGCCGGGTCCTCCGCACGGGGAGCCGGGCGGTGAAGTCCTCGGCCGGATACAACCTGACCGCCCTCTTCGTGGGGTCCGAAGGCACCCTGGGGGTGGTGACGGAAGCCATCCTGCGCATCTACCCGCTGCCCGAGTTCGTGCTGGCTGCCCGGGCCAGCTTCCCCGACGTGGAGGCGGCGGCCCGGGTGGCGGTGGCCCTGATCCGGGCCGGCGTGCCCGTGGCCCGGGTCGAGCTGGTGGATGCCGCCACCATCCGGGCGGTCAACGGCTACAAGGGCACCGCCTACCCTGAGCGGCCCACGCTGTTTCTGGAGTTCGCGGGCACCGAGGCGGCCGTCCGGGAGGAGGTGGCCCTGGCCCGGGAGCTGGCGGCCCTGGAGGACGCCGTGGACTTCACCTTCGAGACGGACCCGGCGGCCCGGGAAAAGCTCTGGGAGGCCCGCCACCAGGCGGCCCTGGCCATCGCTGCAGCCGCCCCGGGCCGGCGCATGATGGCCACCGACGTCTGCGTTCCCCTCTCCCAGCTGCCCGCCAGCATCCGCTTCGCCCGCCAGGTGGCGGAAGAACACGGCCTGGAAGCCGCCGTCCTGGGGCACGTGGGCGACGGCAACTACCATGTCACCTTCATGGTCGACCCCGAGGACCCCGCGGAGGTGGCCCGTGCCGAGGCCGTCAACCGGCGCATCGTGGAAGACGCCCTGGCGCGGGGTGGCACCTGTACCGGCGAGCACGGGGTCGGCATGGGCAAGATCCGGTACCTGGTGGCCGAGCACGGGGAGGAAGGCGTCCGCTGGATGCGCTCGTTGAAGGCGATGCTGGATCCGCTGGGGATCCTCAACCCCGGCAAGGTGGTGGCGCCCGCCGGCCAGGCATAG
- the aceB gene encoding malate synthase A gives MASLDGIEVRGPVRERYDQVLTPEALAFVARLQREFNPVRKDLLRRRAERQQELAAGVRPGFLESTRAVREGDWRVAPVPADLQDRRVEITGPVDRKMMINALNSGARVFMADFEDANTPTWDNCIQGQINLIDAVAGTIEYTSPDGRIYRLAERVATLVVRPRGWHLEEKHVLVDGEPVSASLFDFGLYFFHNARRLLEKGTGPYFYLPKLESHLEARLWNDVFNLAQDALGIPRGTIKATVLIETILAAFEMDEILYELRDHAAGLNAGRWDYIFSVIKKFRHDPAFLLPDRAQVTMTVPFMRAYTELLVKTCHRRGAHAIGGMAAFIPSRKDPQVNEVALARVREDKIREAGDGFDGTWVAHPDLVPVAMEVFDGVLGARPNQVERQRDDVQVSAQDLLDVRVPGGRITEEGLRNNVSVGIQYLASWLRGNGAAAIFNLMEDAATAEIARAQVWQWTRHGARIDGGPAITAELVRKVADEEMEAIRRAVGDEFFRGGRFDEARELFELVALSPEFIEFLTLPAYERID, from the coding sequence ATGGCGTCCCTTGACGGCATCGAAGTGCGGGGTCCAGTCCGGGAGCGGTACGACCAGGTCCTGACCCCGGAGGCGCTGGCCTTCGTGGCACGGCTGCAGCGGGAGTTCAATCCCGTGCGCAAGGACCTGCTGCGGCGCCGCGCCGAGCGGCAGCAGGAGCTGGCAGCGGGGGTCCGGCCCGGCTTCCTGGAGTCGACCCGTGCCGTCCGGGAAGGCGACTGGCGGGTGGCGCCGGTGCCCGCCGACCTGCAGGACCGCCGGGTGGAGATCACCGGGCCCGTCGACCGCAAGATGATGATCAACGCCTTGAACTCCGGGGCCCGGGTCTTCATGGCCGACTTCGAAGACGCCAACACACCCACCTGGGACAACTGCATCCAGGGGCAGATCAACCTGATCGACGCCGTGGCGGGGACCATCGAGTACACGAGCCCCGACGGCCGGATCTACCGGCTGGCCGAACGGGTGGCCACCCTGGTGGTGCGCCCGCGGGGCTGGCACCTGGAAGAGAAGCACGTCCTGGTCGACGGCGAGCCCGTATCCGCCAGCCTCTTCGACTTCGGCCTGTACTTCTTCCACAACGCCCGGCGCCTTTTGGAGAAGGGGACGGGCCCCTACTTCTACCTGCCCAAGCTGGAAAGCCACCTGGAGGCGCGGCTCTGGAACGACGTTTTCAACCTGGCCCAGGACGCCCTAGGCATCCCCCGGGGCACCATCAAGGCCACGGTGCTGATCGAGACCATCCTGGCCGCCTTCGAGATGGACGAGATCCTCTACGAGCTGCGGGATCATGCGGCCGGGCTCAATGCCGGGCGGTGGGACTACATCTTCAGCGTGATCAAGAAGTTCCGCCACGATCCCGCTTTCCTTCTGCCCGACCGGGCCCAGGTGACCATGACGGTGCCCTTCATGCGCGCCTACACCGAGCTGCTGGTCAAGACGTGCCACCGGCGCGGGGCCCACGCCATCGGCGGCATGGCGGCCTTCATCCCCAGCCGCAAGGATCCCCAGGTGAACGAGGTGGCCCTGGCCAGGGTGCGGGAAGACAAGATCCGGGAGGCAGGGGACGGTTTCGACGGCACGTGGGTCGCCCACCCCGACCTGGTGCCCGTGGCCATGGAGGTCTTCGACGGGGTCCTGGGCGCCCGGCCGAACCAGGTGGAACGCCAGCGGGACGACGTGCAGGTCTCGGCGCAGGACCTGCTGGACGTCCGGGTCCCCGGCGGGCGCATCACCGAGGAGGGCCTGCGCAACAACGTCAGCGTGGGCATCCAGTACCTGGCGTCGTGGCTGCGGGGCAACGGCGCCGCGGCCATCTTCAACCTGATGGAGGACGCGGCCACCGCCGAGATCGCCCGCGCCCAGGTCTGGCAGTGGACCCGCCACGGGGCGCGGATCGACGGCGGTCCCGCCATCACCGCCGAGCTGGTTCGGAAGGTGGCGGATGAGGAGATGGAGGCCATCCGCCGGGCGGTGGGGGACGAGTTCTTCCGCGGGGGACGTTTCGACGAGGCCCGGGAGCTCTTCGAGCTGGTGGCCCTGAGCCCCGAGTTCATCGAGTTCCTCACCCTGCCGGCGTACGAGCGGATCGACTGA
- a CDS encoding Nramp family divalent metal transporter, with protein MAKAVRTVPMGYGPPMEIGELPAPPPFNFRNFIRMIGVSAILISISIGSGEWLLGPRSVIQYGPALLWIATVATVLQTVFNLECQRYTLATGESIIPGLMRLWPGRWVWGPVWALICLLSVSPGWAASSATALAALHLGRLPTDADRGLVLVYGILAMLLVMLVMAFGSRVERTLARVSTFAVAFIFTSLIVLDLWLVPLEWWGRVAAGFFQFGYLPSGSGGGVDWTLIGGFAAYAATGGVLNMAASNWMRDRGWGMGSQVGYIPALVGGRKVEVSPTGKIFDLTAESLARFREWLRYSRWEQWTLYCGGCLLGMYLCVLLAVGLIEPGTPLKGNYDVAAIQAHAVSQVIGGLGWVWVLLIGFWVLWGTQISATDAVVRHLTDTLWSAGLGRWTRNDIRVVYYIIMAVITVWLAILFAYNPLTLVLLVANMAGVAFVLGGLTLLWLNTRVLPPELRPGWPSRLGLVLLSAFYAFFVYQTGQQVLRQLFGG; from the coding sequence GTGGCGAAGGCTGTTCGTACCGTCCCCATGGGCTACGGCCCGCCGATGGAGATCGGCGAGCTCCCGGCGCCGCCGCCCTTCAACTTCCGAAACTTCATCCGCATGATCGGGGTCAGCGCCATCCTGATCAGCATCTCCATCGGCAGCGGCGAGTGGCTCCTGGGCCCGCGCTCGGTGATCCAGTACGGCCCGGCGCTCTTGTGGATCGCCACCGTGGCCACCGTGCTGCAGACGGTGTTCAACCTGGAGTGCCAGCGCTACACGCTGGCCACCGGCGAGTCCATCATTCCCGGCCTGATGCGCCTCTGGCCCGGCCGGTGGGTGTGGGGGCCGGTGTGGGCGCTCATCTGCCTGCTCTCGGTGTCGCCCGGGTGGGCGGCGTCGTCGGCCACGGCCCTGGCCGCCCTGCACCTGGGGCGCTTGCCCACGGATGCGGATCGGGGCCTGGTGCTGGTCTACGGGATCCTGGCCATGCTGCTGGTCATGCTGGTGATGGCCTTCGGCTCCCGGGTCGAGCGGACCCTGGCCCGGGTCTCGACCTTTGCCGTGGCCTTCATCTTCACCAGCCTGATCGTCCTCGACCTGTGGCTTGTGCCCCTGGAGTGGTGGGGCCGCGTGGCGGCCGGGTTCTTCCAGTTCGGGTACCTGCCGTCGGGATCCGGGGGCGGGGTCGACTGGACCCTCATCGGCGGGTTCGCCGCCTACGCCGCCACCGGCGGCGTGTTGAACATGGCCGCCTCCAACTGGATGCGCGACCGCGGCTGGGGCATGGGAAGCCAGGTGGGTTACATCCCGGCCCTGGTGGGCGGGCGCAAGGTGGAGGTCTCGCCCACCGGCAAGATCTTCGACCTGACGGCCGAGAGCCTGGCGCGGTTCCGGGAGTGGCTCCGGTACAGCCGCTGGGAGCAGTGGACCCTCTACTGCGGGGGTTGCCTGCTGGGCATGTACCTCTGCGTGCTGCTGGCGGTGGGCCTCATCGAGCCGGGCACGCCCCTGAAGGGGAACTACGACGTCGCAGCCATCCAGGCCCATGCGGTCTCGCAGGTGATCGGCGGGCTCGGCTGGGTCTGGGTGCTGCTGATCGGCTTCTGGGTCCTGTGGGGTACCCAGATCAGCGCCACCGACGCCGTGGTGCGGCACCTGACGGACACCCTGTGGTCCGCCGGCCTGGGGCGCTGGACCCGCAACGACATCCGGGTCGTCTACTACATCATCATGGCCGTGATCACCGTGTGGCTCGCCATCCTGTTTGCGTACAACCCCCTGACCCTGGTGCTGCTGGTGGCCAACATGGCCGGCGTCGCCTTCGTTCTCGGCGGGCTCACGCTGCTGTGGCTCAACACCCGGGTGCTTCCGCCCGAGTTGCGCCCCGGCTGGCCGTCGCGCCTGGGCCTGGTGTTGCTCTCGGCCTTTTACGCCTTCTTCGTGTACCAGACGGGCCAGCAGGTCTTGCGGCAGCTCTTCGGCGGCTGA